A window of the Leucothrix mucor DSM 2157 genome harbors these coding sequences:
- a CDS encoding DUF599 domain-containing protein has translation MQALENLPLSVLDWVALVWFLFCWLGYSRYANTHEKSLMTVMARWRDRWAMAMLKRDNRIMDSQVIMGLSAVVTFFCSTSLFITAGLFAAIAASEEIVALLNQLSFVIKTEVSVVELKLALMIVIFIYAFFKFAWSMMQHSYSAVILASVSNDEAEKSEQDEAVAKLMSRLSTLGAQHFNDGVRSYYYALSVISWFIHPLVFILVISWVILVLYRRDFYSKMVKHLRKTIGE, from the coding sequence ATGCAAGCTCTGGAAAACCTCCCCTTATCAGTATTAGATTGGGTCGCCTTAGTATGGTTTTTATTCTGCTGGCTAGGCTATAGCCGCTACGCCAACACCCACGAAAAATCACTGATGACCGTCATGGCCAGATGGCGGGACCGCTGGGCAATGGCAATGCTAAAACGCGATAACCGCATTATGGACTCACAAGTCATTATGGGATTATCTGCCGTGGTGACGTTCTTTTGCTCGACCTCTCTATTTATTACAGCCGGCTTGTTTGCAGCCATCGCGGCATCAGAAGAAATCGTCGCCCTGCTCAATCAGCTGTCGTTTGTTATCAAAACCGAAGTCAGTGTGGTCGAGCTGAAATTAGCTTTGATGATCGTAATCTTTATCTACGCGTTTTTTAAATTCGCTTGGTCGATGATGCAGCACTCCTACAGTGCCGTTATTCTGGCATCAGTCAGCAATGATGAGGCCGAGAAAAGTGAGCAGGATGAAGCCGTTGCCAAACTGATGAGCCGCCTAAGCACACTCGGCGCTCAGCACTTTAATGATGGAGTACGCTCTTATTACTATGCACTGTCAGTGATTAGCTGGTTTATTCATCCATTAGTTTTTATCTTGGTTATTAGCTGGGTGATTCTGGTGCTGTATCGGCGGGACTTTTACTCAAAGATGGTTAAGCACTTACGTAAAACAATTGGTGAATAA